AAGACAATGAACACATTCAGATGTAAAAATTCTAATCTTCAGAATAGACAAATTGGAATATAACATTTAAGATAGCATGTACAATCTCCAGAAAATAGCCGTTAATTCATATATCTGAGTTGAGATAAAAGGTCCTACTCAAACACCAACACATATTAGATTTGGTTGCGATCTCACAAAAAGCAATTTAGATGAAGTGGATACAGGGATAATAAATACTGAGGAAGCACATGTGAGAGACATTTATAAACTAACCTTAATTGTCTGAATTTTCTGTAGTGGAAAATATTCAGTGTCCAAAATATTTGAGCCAGTCCAGTCCTGCAATTTTCCAATTGTGTGCTTGGAGTCACCGCCAAGAGCTTTTGTGTACTTGGAGTCACCGCAAAGAGCAAACCATCAAACCCAATCATGTAGGTATAAACAAAAGAATCTGACATGCACAAATTAATTTATGTACGGAACTGTTGTCTCTGACATCACTAGGAGAGGCAAGAAGAAACCTGAATCTTTATTAAATGCAAGGACCTCTTCACCTCTGCTCAATACAAATATCAAAAGCATCACTGTCATCAGGTAGAAGAAAGCGccagtgtcattaggtacaaaaaATGTGTGCCTTACACTCCCTTGCTCTGCATCCTCTTCTACATCTTTCTTAATCGTTTCTTGTACCTAGAACACTGCACTAAATCCAGATTAGTGAGACAAAATAAAATAGACCAAACCTACAGAGAAGGCACAACCAGCGGCAAACATTCACCTAAATAAAATTAGAGAACAATAATTGATTTAAGTTGTATTTTTTAAACCATATCTACTTGGAATCTATTCGAAAGACAAGAACGCACGCCAACAAACTATGACAGGTCAAGAAAACCAAGAATCATGAAATAATTTTCATCTTCCCTGTTTAACAGGCCTAGGGAGTAAATCCAAAAGAAAACTTCTTCTGTTTGAAAAATACATGATCCCCGAACCAATTACTAAGAAACCCTTACATATATGATAGGAGCAGACACTACATAATTAGGAGAGATTTGTGGTTACTCTGCTTTACCTCCATTAAGGTATTTTTTGTATTGTTGTCATATGCATTATATGATCTTAATCTCTCTCACACTCGCTAAAATCTTGTATGTCGACAGAAGTAAGAACAAATGATGTATGTCGACAGAATATCAAGTGAGCCTACCTGTGGGGAAATAACGGAATGCAAACGGATAGAATTTCTGGAAATTAGAAGGCCTTGTAACCTGGATTGTGAAGATCACATTATTAGCAAGCAGTTACTGAGACAACTGAATATCATCATTTAGTTGTAGCTTGTTGTTCCATTCAATCACAAGACTTTGGCAATTGAATTCTGTTCAAGTGAGGGTTCACCACAGGTTATTTCACCCTTGACAAATACGATCATTTCAAATATAATTAACTTACATACTCAATTCTTCTTCCCCTTCCAATCTCCCTCACTATCAGCAGCCAATCACCCGAACAAGAACTGGATGCACAAGCTAAAAAGGTAAGAGAAATTTGCCTCAAAATCTAGGAAAAAATGTCCCAAAAAATTATTCGGGAAAGGAAATACCTCACAAGGTGCAGTGGCCATGCTTCTCTTGTTGGAGTAGATCTGAGTTCTTTCTTGCATCCTCTTCCATCTCCCTGACCCTTTGTTTTTTCCTTTTCCATCTCCCTCACTAGCAACAACAAAGAACCCAGACAACTAAATTCACAAGGAGAAAAGGCAAGAGAGGCAGAGAAAGGGAGAGGCAGAGAAACCTGGCTCACCTCGTCTCACTCTGGTAGGGGTTTGGCGGCTGCTCGTTTTCCTCCCGTTGAGCAAGGAGATGAGGAAGAAGCAGAGTGGGGTGAGCAGCGTGATGTGCTCTCCCGTCGGCCAACAACCAGTCCTATTGGCGAGGGCACGGCGCATGGTCGTGGGCTGCGCTGCTCTTGAGGCCTGCTCCTGGTCTCCGCCCCACCGCTGCACCTCCATCCGCAACCAGCTCTGGTTGCCAAGGGACGAGCACTGCCTGCCTCCTCCGTCCCTCCGCCTCCCGCATACCAACGAACAAGGCCGGGGACGCTGTGCCATGGAGTGGTAGGAGAGAGCACGGAGCTGCCGACGCGAAGAGGGAGGAGAGCATGAGCGATTGGTGGAGCGGAAGGAGGGGGATTGGGGAGGACGAAGCGTGCGAGGTGATTGGGGTCCGGCGCCGCCATTGGCCAGGACCAAGCTCGCGTGGGGATTGGGGGAAATGGGCTAGGGTTTCTGTCCCTGGGATGTCCCCTTTTATACCCCACGGTAAAAAAAACGAACGGCCAAGATGCCCATCAGACAAGATCCGACGGCCCACAAGCGTTAATCGCTgtgaggccccctatggggggcatctatTATATCTCTTAATTCCCTTCTGCGGAACCAGTTGGTTCCGTTCCTCGTAACAACCGAACACCCGAACGAGCGAAAAATGCGGAACCGTCCCATTCCGTTCCTCCAGAttccagaaccgaacacaccctaagtgtgcatgcatgcattaaaCTATGTGTGTTACTTTATGTTGAATTGTCGCTTGTCGAAGTTAAGTGATATATCCTGTCTTATTATTTTTTATTTATGTGTGTCCTTCAGTCTACAAATCAAGGTATTATGCCGCATTGTGTTGTGACAAATATCCGTTTTCGTAACGTATCCGTTATGTATTCATATCCGATGATTTCCGTTTTCATATTCGTTTCCGGGATTTCCGATTCCATTTTTGATTCGTTTCCGTTTCATTTTCAACCCTAGTCATAAACCTTGTTAACATGGCTAAAACCCGATTAAGTGCACATTGCATAGAATTCTCACAAAATCGGTGTTTTTTTTTTTACAATTTCACCAAATAGTGGAGATTTTCAAACTTCGCCGTGttgtggtgttttttttttggaatttactCTGCATCGGGAGATGAGATTCCTCGCGGTGATCTCTATCAAAATTCCGAGTTTCATTATAGGAAAAAAATGCATAGTAAAATCGATGCGATTCTACAAGCTCTACCCGTTGCCCATGGAAGAGagtaggaggaggaagaagaagaaaaaaaagttgTTAAACTATCTTGTTTCAGTCAAGACCCCAGCAGTGGAAAtccacagagcaatcgacgccaagATCCCAGCCGGCAAGCGAGTGAACCCATCATAAAAGAATGATCGAGATTGACCTGGACTCAGCCGGCCGCCATGTCCTGTCTTCTTGGCGAATGGCGAGTTCCCTTTGGGTACCTGGGAAGTGCCAACGCCGAACCATATTTTGTTGGCGGGGTAGAGAAATGAGTCGTTTGGGCAACTGCACTCACCGTAGTTAGATCACCTTTACTAGCAATAGCATGTTGGTGTTCGATACGAATTTTGTGAGGTTCATGAAAGAGAAGTCCTCAGACTCTGCTCGCGATAGACGTGTCAGCACTGAGCAGACACGCTCCCATAAGTACTGTGTTTAGTGTGCGTACGTTGCTACCATCGATAGTACACCAGATTGGCCCAAAATGGGtaaaaattggtgaaatctcAGTTGTTCAGTGGCTTTCATTTCCAGTGCAATTTCACCACAAATTCTGAAACTTTAACCATTTCAGGAGATACAAATACTTGCATCTCTGGCAGAGTATTTCAGTGGCATGCGCATTATAAATAAATTCAGAAATAATGTCAAAATAATTCAAGCTAACGTTAGATTTCACTCAAATTGTAGCAAAATGCTTGGTCAGTTGGCTTCGTTGAAAACTGAAATAAACGAAATTTCGATTTTCCAGTGATTTCAGTGGTGCCAACAGTTCTACACGCCCGTTGAGAAAAGGTATACGGAGTGATATATTTCTTCTTTATTAGGTGTCGAGGGACGGGAGTATTGCAGCGACATACATGCCGGAagcaaatttggtgcacatgagcaccagtactctcagtttttaaaatatttaaaaactgATTTTTTGCATTTCAAAAAATCATCACATTTATTCCATAAATACATACACATATTCTGAATAATCATGCAAATTTTCGGTAGAAATtacattgtattttgagctacaggaaaataacaaatttgtggctacgtatagaggtatatgtttgtcagaaatttgtcttttttgtatagcttaaaatataacatatttttcttCAAAATTTCTACCGTACCTTTAGAATATTTATATGCATGTGGGtatttaatttcatattttttcaaatctaaaaaatttgattttaaaaaatcaggagcactggtgctcatgtgccaaaTACACTTTTAGCATACATGCCTGATTTGCCGTGTTGGCCGGCTCTGTGACCTCGATCTGTCTCCCATCCTATCATATCGGGCCTCTCATCTTTGCTTGCTTGGTTCAGCAGCAGCCGGCGCACTCTACCAGCCGGCCGGAGCCGGACAAGATGGCATCGGATAATGGTGACGCTGAATTCAGTTTCTGAATACCATCTACGATTTTCATAAACTTATTTTGTTTGATTTGCCTTTTGCTGCATATATGCGCAGTGTTCAAATTGACATTCTGGGGGGTGATGTTCGCCGTCGTGCTCTTCTTTGTGTCGGCGGTCGCCAGGACGTGCCGCAAAAACAAGGGCAAGCATATGATGATCGAGAGCTTCCTGGAGGAGATGGCCACCGAGAACGCCACCCGGTTCACGCCGCAGGAGCTGGAAGAGTTCACACGCAACTACTCGTCCCGCCTCGGCGCCGGTGGGTTCGGCACGGTGTACAGGGGCGCGCTCCCCAACGGCCTCGCCGTGGCGGTCAAGGTGCTCCACGGTGGCCTCGACCAGAGATCCGGGGAGCAGTTCATGGCGGAGGTTGGCACCATCGGGAGGACGCACCACATCAACCTTGTCAGGCTCTTAGGTTTCTGCTTCGACGACGCCGTGCTCGCGCTCGTCTACGAGTGCATGGACAACGGCGCGCTCGACTCCTACCTCTTCAACCCGAGCCGCGCCGTCGGCCTCCCTTCGCGGCGTGACATCGCCGTCGGCATCGCGAGGGGACTCCGGTACCTCCACGAGGAGTGCCAGAGAAAGATCATCCACTACGACATCAAGGCCGGCAATGTCCTCCTCGACGGCAGCCTCACGCCCAAGGTGGCCGACTTCGGGCTCGCGAGGCTGGTGAACCGCGCGGACACGCACGTCTCCATGTCCTGCGTGCGCGGCACCCCAGGGTACACCGCACCGGAGATGTGGATGCAGTCAGGCATCACGGAGAAGTGCGACGTCTACAGCTTCGGCATGCTCCTGCTCGAGATCGTCGGCCGGAGGAGGAACTTCGACGAGGCGGTAGACATCGGCCAACAGTGGTTCCCCATGGTGGCCTGGACCAAGTACGAGGAAGGCGAGCTGATGGAGCTCGCGATGCCGTGCCTGGGCGATGCCAGCAGTGTTGATACGGCGGATGAACCGCAGATGCGGCTGTGCAGGGAGCTGGCGGAGAGGATGTGCAAAGTGGCGTTCTGGTGCGTGCAGCAGCAGCCGGAGGCGAGGCCGCCGATGGGCGTGGTGGTGAAGATGCTCGAAGGAGAGATGGACATTGCTCCGCCGCCGAACCCGTTTCAACATCTCATGACGCCCGCGCCGGCGAGGAATCTGTGGGAGATAATGGCAGCCAGCATAAATACGGTATCAGGGTCGACAAATGGCATTGTTTCTACGGGTAGCAATGAGATCGTCTCTGTTTGATGCTTGAGTTTTGACAGCTGACTGTAATACTAGCCGGGTAACGTCAGCCTTAGCTACACCCTTTGAACCAAATAATAATACTGGAATTATAGATAACTTGAAAAATTGGAATGCTCAAGATTTTTTCATATAAAAACGGTTTTGCTAGTTCTCAGCTAGCTAGTTGAGAACTAAGTTCGTGTTCAGTCAAGTTCTACATCGTTCGATTGCATTATGATTTGCATTATGATTCGTGCATGAGTTGCAAGTTGAGTTCTAACGGAGTTTCTTTTTCAGTTGCAAAAATCAGCTATCCTGTAGAGCAAAAGCTTTAGCAATTATCGGATCTGTCACACCTTGGTAGGGTTTGCTCATAGCTCCAATGAAACTGGAAGGATTTCTAGCAATTCCCCATGTTCCAGCCTTCAAGGCATCAAAAGCAATGCTTGCACCTGTATTAATCTTAACCCAACCAGCATGGGGAGGCCGGCAGCCATAGCTCGGCAGAATTCTTGCATGTTGTCTTATAATTCGGCTTGGTAAATCTTACAATGCAAGGGCCTCCTTGGTCTTTTTCATAGACTGAACGAGATCGAGGCTCCCCTTgtcatgagtgatactattgtgtGACGTCCAAATGGCCCACATAACATCGATGATGTTTGCGTGGCTAGCGTCGACAAACATCGGATCACATGCTATGTCTCTAGTTCACATAGGTGGATGAAGCGCTGGGAGTTTGAGATTTAACCATGTTATAGATTCTCTCCACAAATTCTCCGCGTATGAGCACTTCATAACTCATAAGTGCACGCGTCGTGTCCTCACTTGGTGCTAATTCTTAAGAAAACTTTGAACCTGGCTAATTCAGCTATGTGTATGTGTTGAAGTGTACTTTTCACCGCTAGGATTTCTCGGACCACACACCACCAGAACGCACGAACTTTGGGCACTACATGTAGATTCCATAGCCGGGACCACAATTGTTTCCAGATTCGAAGTACACATAGTCGTCCCTTCTGTTAGAGCAACATGCTCGTTATGCATCATAAGAGAGTGATACGAGCTAATAATTCCATTTAATTACCCGACTTCTTCAAGCTCCCGTACTAAACATCTTCCCCTCCACCTTGACTTAGTGGAATATTCAAGATTGCATTCAGATTCGGTGCAATAAATTTTTGTCTGATCACATATGTCTTTCTTAAACAACTTTTAGTACCAATGATGTCAGACACCATGTTCAATTCATTTCTTCATATTTAAAGTGATGTTATCATTGTTCTCATGCTAGTCACCCATCTATCATCCCAAATGGCAAATATCGATCTGGCTCCAATATGCCTAATCATGCCCCCATCATCGCCTGCCGATCGACGATAATGACTTGCCACGTAGCCAAGGCATTCCAAGGTATCGTGGCCCGCAAAAATCCACTTCTCGGACATACTTCATCTTCAAGACTTGGGCACAAAGTGTCTTCACCTGAGAAAAACCCACCACACCCATGTTTCCCTAATAGAGACAAGTTGAAAAGCTCCAAGTCCTTAAATCTCATTTGAAGCCATGTTACGGTGTGGGGCATTGCTTTCGTACAAACTAATCTAGGGTAACTTTCTACACCTCAAGTATGAAGTTACAGGGAGGGGAGGATGAGTGAGGTCTCACAGCTGACAATGGTGGTTCTTTGGCGAGTTGGATTCGTTGCCGGGCGAGGTCGGCAGTCCCCAAAGAAGGTTAGTGATTTCGGAATGTTTCATGTTGCATACGATTTCGATATGTTTGAACCTCTGTTTTTTACTTCTGCAAACAGACATACGACATGCTACAATAACTATGCATGTCTGTTGTGAATGTTGTGCTCATGGTGCAACGATTTATTTATCGACGTCCGTGTTTTCTGCTTACTTGATAGTAAACACACATTAGTTCTGTATACAAAGTTTCTGAAACAAATCTGTATAGAAAGTGACTGAAACAGCATTTGAACAAAAAGAAATGAAAACTTGGAAAACTACAAGCGCCTGCATTTCTGCAGTTCCATTTGATTTTCTGTATGGGTTAATTGCAAAAGCTGAAGGATCAGTTATTAAGACCAAAGCAGGAAAGGCCGAGCGCGTGAAGGGTCAAAGTGCCGGGATCTCGGCCCAATAAAGCCTATCTGCACCGAGGCCTATCATGCGGCCATCTCGGCCCAATAGCAGCCCACACTAATCCCAGTTAGGGTTTGTCCATCGTCGCCCTATATAAAACCCGGACGAGAGCAGCCGCCGACTCACATCCGCGTCTCACTCTTCcaacagccgccgccgccgtacgAGGTAGCCGCGCCGAGGAgcgagcgccgccgcctccgcgatGAGGGCCAAGGTTTGTTCTCTTCTCCGTTCACATATGGTTCTCTCGTGGCTGTAGTTATACTAGCACTAGTTCGATCTGAACCGATCTCGTTGTAACACCGATACAATTGAGGCAGTCGTCTGATAGAACATAAAACCCTATCGTAGTTTGATGGTTTCTCGTGATGTTTGTTCGTTTTCTTGGTGTGTCGGCATCGTGAGGAAAAAGTTCGAGTCTGATCTACTTGATGAGAAAATCCTCCTACTCATTCTGAATGTCAATTTTAAGCAACTACGGTTTTTGTGCCGATTTGTGTTAGTCGTTTCGTTGATAGATGTAATATTATGGTACTATTTTACTTAGTAGAATCTAAATTAGAAATCCATTTTCTACACATAGATGCAAAATTTATCTTTCAGTTTTTTACATATGGATGCAAGATTTCTAGTTCTGTTATTATGGTGATTTTGGGAGATGAGGAAGAACATTTGGTCCGTGTTTCTGATATCGTGATGCAAGAAACAAATTGCACTCAATTCTGATCCCAATTATGTTATTGCTTCCCGACTTCAGCTTTATGGATTGCCTCTAGATTCCATAGCATTTGTTGTATAATAATCTGATTTTCTTCTTTCTTCTGATTAAGTTTTGGCTAACGTTTACCCCCTGGTTATGTGGCTCagtggaagaagaagaggatgaggaggcTCAAGAGGAAGCGCCGAAAGATGAGGCAGAGATCCAAGTAGGAGGAGGAGCCCCGCCTGCTTCtgtttcttgaccgctgtccatcgCTGTGTTCTCATCGATTTTAGTTCAGTACTCAATTTAGTTCTTGCCAGCAGGAAAACCCATCCTAGTGGACTGTATCTTTAATTTCGAACCTATGTTCTCGCATCATGTTTGTGATGTGTTAATGAAGACTGGTGTTCTTCGATATTTACATGCAGTTAGCAACAATGCCATCGAAATCATGGTTCTCGAATCTCTTGTGTGAATCCGTATCACTAGTAATTTTGTTCTGTTAGCCGAGTTTCATTTCAGGTTGCAGGCCCAACTGGAAGGGCGCTTGTTTACTGTTAGTGGCAGCAATTTGTTCATCTTCCTGCCGTGTTCTAATTCTCGACCAGGGGCACTTGTTTGGCCCCAAATGCCTTGCTGCCATCGTCTGTGTGACGAGCTCTCTCTGTTGGCTTTGGCTTGTTCAGCTAGTTTTTTTTGGATAAATTTGGTATATTGTTTTGTTTGTTAAGCTAGTTCTGCTTGGAGAAATTGTGAGATCATTTTGTTTGTTTAGCAGTTTATATAGGCTAGATTGTTTGGTTTGTGAGATTATATGGTTTATTACACAATGTTAGTGATTTGTGAGATTGTTTGGGTTATTACACAATGTTGGTGATTTGTGAGAGATTGTTTGCTTTATTAGTTACACAATGTTAGTGATTTGTGAGATTGTTTGGTTTATTACACAATGTTAGTGATTTGTCAGATTGTTTGGTTTGTTTAGTTAGTTTTGCTTGGAGAAAATTTGGTTTCCTTTTGTTTCTTCGCATCCACGCTGTTATCATTGAAACGCAGAGTTAATGCCATTTAGTCTCGAAAGAATAACACTTCCACGGTTCCACCCCGTTCTGATCATTCAAAAGCAGAGTTGCTGCCATTGTTTCGTTGAGTTGTGCTGAAATACACCAAAATGCATAATCAAGCTGTAGACAAAACAAGAAACTAACTAGTCAGGACTATCACTCACAAATCACTAAAGCATTCCTTACATGCCGCATAGCTAGCTAAATTATTGAACTCGTCCCAACTTACCTCTCTCAAAAAAGTTCCAACATATCTGGATTCTTTTTGGCGTGATCATACCTCTTTATTATTCATTCATCATAGAAATTCCATACCTCTTTATTCATTTATCACATATAAGGTACatctttgaccaggggttcatctAATGTTGGTCATATTTGCTTCATGAAAAacacaaacggccatgtgatagcAATCATCAAGAACAAGAGGTGCCACTCCATTAGAGTCATTCTCTCATTCATAGCTTGGACGATGTCCAAAATATTGGAGTAGCTTATCACTTTGTTACAACCCACGACTAGATCCAAGAGTAGTCTTTGCTTCAGAGATGCACTTCAGCCGACATCACATCATGAACGAATTCATCTACCGTCAAATCCTATGCTCCATGCTCTTGCGATGAATTTGCCATGGTagtaattttttttttggatatgtagggcatgtttggttcctagccacaatttgccAAGCTAAAATTTGACAGTCATATTTATTTAGCATGTGTTTAATTTTCGCCACACTTTGCCTTGCCCCACTTTATTGCATGTATGTTCCATTTGTCATAGACTTAATTTTTTTGCCAAAATTTGGCTTCAATATTTTAAGCTACAATTTCGTAGCTCGCCACCCTTTTGtggctaaccacactttggcttgTCAAATTATGGGTAGGAACCAAACATGCTCATAGATCATCTGCGTTGAAGAAGGCATCAAGCCATCAACATTGACACAAAATTTTGTAGCAGCATAGTCCAGCCCATTGTTTGCATTTTTGGTTTTGGAGAATTGGCAGCAATACAATTAGAGTATAGAGTCTCTTCTACCCTTTCGCCCTGTTTTGCTTGCCGTCTCTTCCACCAGAGGTACCCGCTGGTCACGATGACACGATTTCAGGTGTCTTTGACAGGCTCAAGTCGTATGAAGTCGGTGCTCAAAGCATGGAAGAAATCATCTTGCACACCCATCTCACATAAGGAGCATTGAGCACTGACTTCTACATGCTTATTTACCAGGAACGCTCGACATGGTATTGCAAAAATACGCAACTAATATCCGTAGGATCCGAGCTATATCATCTGCCCTTAGTGCTCTTAAATAGTCTTTAGCAAACACCGCTATGCCGTTGTAGTAAAATTGTAGTCGTTGTAGAGAGTCGACTCTGTACAAACTTGTAGAGTCTCTAGAGGAGCTCCGTATGCAAGATAACGCATTGCAGCAGTGCACTTCTGAATTGAGGTGAAACCCTACAAACCCATGCAATCTTGTTTGGCCACGAAGTAGTTGTCGTACTCCCTGACGCCGTAGACAATCTTCAAGAACAgctccttgttcatcctaaatcggcgccgaaattccttcggcgaatgagtcccgtcgtcgttgaagtagtcggcgtcaagcagcattgcgccggcttgacgatgccggttgatgttcctcctcttgcctGGTTTTGGACCGCCGCGCCGAGGCCCGACGAAGAAAGGCTGGCGAACGCGCATCATGCTCGTCAATCAGCTGATGATGTTGCCGCCGGACAGCCTCAACGTTTTGCTCCTCCGTGAACAActgcaccatcatctcgtcgtcgctgtccatcgcggcaatcagacgaacaccttgcgggcggggCGGTTGTGCCGCGGTGGCGGCGAGCTCTGTTCCGGGCGAAACAACGGCTTCTGGTCGAGGGGGTGGCATCCATGTCGATGTACGGCGGTTCCTGGACATGCggcggtgtctattgcaagcagggggcgcgacggcgatggcgacggtggcgatctagaggggtgggagtcggcTTGGGTGTGGGTAGGAGGTGGGGAAATCAGTGCGTCTGGCAGGCAGGCGGAGCCCACGCTCGTTTTCTGAAGTGCCGTGAGGCGCCTGATACATGTCCTACGCGTTAAGGGCcgatgccggcgattctattggatTCGAAAACTAGCTGACACCTTTTTAGGCGCACCGGTGCAAGGTCAAAAACCACACCGGTCCCCAAATCGCTATCTGGCCCGCTATTGGACGCGTCGGCGGAGATGCTCTTACACATAGAAATGGAATGCCATTACATGTGCAAGCTTACAGTAGTCGAGACCAGAATATGTAATGCAGATTTGTTCGATTGAACCATGTAAAGCACACAAACTCTCAAGAATTCTCGGTGCTTTGTTCGTTGCAGGAGAAACTAAGGAAAATATTCATGATGTCAGAATTGATAGTAGACAGTtttgtttgaaacatggaaaagtAATCAATAGGAGACTTTCTCGTGATTTCTATTCTAGGAAGTAAATAAACAACAGGGTCAAACAGGCTGAAATCCTGGAGAAGGCTGAAATATTGTGCCGTTTCGAAGCTTTCCTGGCTTCCTGCCCTCTCCTCTCCCCTTCCTCTGCTCCCGTGTCCCGTCGACGATTCAAATCCCCGCGACGCCACCACCGCCAAACGCgagccctagccgccgccgccccgcaATTCTCGCGCCTCCCCTCGCCGCAGAACCTTCCTAAACCCTAGCGCCCCatcgccgcagccgccgccgccgcctcgatgGACTTCTActctgacgacgacgacgacgaggacttcGAGTTCGACGAGGCCCTCAAGGAGGACCTCGACCTGCTCAGCCGCTCCTGCATCGCCGCCGGCGCCGACCCCGACGCCGCGGTCGCCCGGGCCTCCTCCTACCTCGCCGTCCCCGCGGCGGGGGCACCAGCGGACGGCTTctcggacgacgaggaggacgaggacgaggacgaggacctgGCCCTCGTCCGCAGCATCCGCGAGAACCTCCACCTCAACAAGGCCTCGCCCTCCTCGCCGCTGCCCTCCTCCCCGCGCCCGATCTGCGTCTGGCCGCCCTCCGAcacggaggacgacgacgaggacgacgaggagacGCTCCGTGCGATTCAGCGCCGCTTCTCGCGCTACCACTCCGGTGAGTCCACTCGCGATCCGGTCCCGTCCGATTCCAATTTGGAAGCACACGGTGAGTGTTTTCGGCATGTATTTTGTGTACGAACCTGATGGTACATCTAGGATATATGATATTGCCTAGGGTAATCCGAAGTAAATTCTTGGGCGAACATCTGAaaatatgaccatgagaaaatcacatGCCGAATTCGTGGTCAAATCATAAAAATATTCAATGCATTTTGTTTGGTACAAAAGAACTAGTATCTGATTGACCCTAATTTCTTACGCATTTCTGGAATTTGACACTGTTCTGAATTTTAGTAGTTTGATGTTCTACAAAGGCTAATAACTAAAATCACGCTACATTTCTACTTTCTAGTAACTTTTATACAATATTAAGTTGGAATGTTAAACTATTGACTGTGCTACACAATATGTGGTATATTACTGATACCAGATTTGCAATTCACGAGGATAAAACCATGACACGCTCTATGCTTGACAATAAGATGCAATGTTTGATTGATTTTCTGATTCATGAGTTATTAGGTATAAAGTAGAGCTCTGCCAGTACTATAATTGGGAAGTCAACATATGCAATGTTAGCATAGTTCTTAAACTAGGTGAAAAGTATATATGTCGATAGATAAAGGGGCCCTTAGTCGTTATTTACCTACTGCAGGCACCTCCACTGGGCAACTGGAGAACTTGAAAAATGAGACAGCAAAGGGAGGGGACGATGGATTTACTGCACATCAACCTGGTGAAGAGGATGTAGTGAAGCAAAATTCAACTGGGTTCCCAAGAGCTGCAATGTTGTTAGTGAATGCTCTCAAGAAGAACAGAGCATTCCAGAAGTTTATTAGAAGGAAAATGATTAGCATTGAAGCAAAGATTGAAGTGAATAAGGATCTTAGGGATCGTGTCAAATGCCTTATGGATTATCAGTTAGGCTGCAAAAGATCATTTGGCAAATTTTTGTGTCAGAAGGTGGATCCTCGTGTTCGGTTGATTTCCTCTCGAAGACAAAGTATACAACCTGAAAAGGTAATAATAAACATCAGCATTTACAGCTGTGTATTGTATGCTA
This region of Lolium perenne isolate Kyuss_39 chromosome 2, Kyuss_2.0, whole genome shotgun sequence genomic DNA includes:
- the LOC127328933 gene encoding G-type lectin S-receptor-like serine/threonine-protein kinase At1g34300; protein product: MRFYKLYPLPMEESRRRKKKKKKLLNYLVSVKTPAVEIHRAIDAKIPAVFKLTFWGVMFAVVLFFVSAVARTCRKNKGKHMMIESFLEEMATENATRFTPQELEEFTRNYSSRLGAGGFGTVYRGALPNGLAVAVKVLHGGLDQRSGEQFMAEVGTIGRTHHINLVRLLGFCFDDAVLALVYECMDNGALDSYLFNPSRAVGLPSRRDIAVGIARGLRYLHEECQRKIIHYDIKAGNVLLDGSLTPKVADFGLARLVNRADTHVSMSCVRGTPGYTAPEMWMQSGITEKCDVYSFGMLLLEIVGRRRNFDEAVDIGQQWFPMVAWTKYEEGELMELAMPCLGDASSVDTADEPQMRLCRELAERMCKVAFWCVQQQPEARPPMGVVVKMLEGEMDIAPPPNPFQHLMTPAPARNLWEIMAASINTVSGSTNGIVSTGSNEIVSV
- the LOC127333949 gene encoding uncharacterized protein isoform X4; the encoded protein is MAQRPRPCSLVCGRRRDGGGRQCSSLGNQSWLRMEVQRWGGDQEQASRAAQPTTMRRALANRTGCWPTGEHITLLTPLCFFLISLLNGRKTSSRQTPTRVRRVREMEKEKTKGQGDGRGCKKELRSTPTREAWPLHLVSSCSGDWLLIVREIGRGRRIEYVTRPSNFQKFYPFAFRYFPTVF
- the LOC127333949 gene encoding uncharacterized protein isoform X3 produces the protein MAQRPRPCSLVCGRRRDGGGRQCSSLGNQSWLRMEVQRWGGDQEQASRAAQPTTMRRALANRTGCWPTGEHITLLTPLCFFLISLLNGRKTSSRQTPTRVRRVREMEKEKTKGQGDGRGCKKELRSTPTREAWPLHLVSSCSGDWLLIVREIGRGRRIELQGLLISRNSIRLHSVISPQCSVLGTRND
- the LOC127333949 gene encoding uncharacterized protein isoform X1 codes for the protein MAQRPRPCSLVCGRRRDGGGRQCSSLGNQSWLRMEVQRWGGDQEQASRAAQPTTMRRALANRTGCWPTGEHITLLTPLCFFLISLLNGRKTSSRQTPTRVRRVREMEKEKTKGQGDGRGCKKELRSTPTREAWPLHLVSSCSGDWLLIVREIGRGRRIEYVTRPSNFQKFYPFAFRYFPTVQCSRYKKRLRKM
- the LOC127333949 gene encoding uncharacterized protein isoform X2, whose amino-acid sequence is MAQRPRPCSLVCGRRRDGGGRQCSSLGNQSWLRMEVQRWGGDQEQASRAAQPTTMRRALANRTGCWPTGEHITLLTPLCFFLISLLNGRKTSSRQTPTRVRRVREMEKEKTKGQGDGRGCKKELRSTPTREAWPLHLVSSCSGDWLLIVREIGRGRRIELQGLLISRNSIRLHSVISPQCSRYKKRLRKM